The DNA window CGCGCTGGCGATCAAGTAGCAGGTGTGACCCTTGGCCATTGGCACGGCTGGCCAGTATTAAGACCCGTTGGCACGGGAAGCCAGTGTTAAAAGACGGCGCGCGCCCGCGGCGTCGGCCGCGCGCGACAACGGAGCGCGGCCTTAACATTGGGTGCAGGGGTCACCCCTGCTAATGGCCGGCTTTGCTTAGCGCCTCGGTCGTGAAGAAGTCCTTGTCCACCGCGCCCATGTTGATGTACCAGCATTCGCGCTCAGGCGTGTCCGGTCCGGGCAGGTAGCAAGTCGTCGCGATGCCGGATTGCAGGTCAACGCTGGAGGCCGCGATATTGAATTCACGCTTGAACGGGTAGACCGCAACCCTGGCGTCGGGCACCGGGCGATCGCGGTAGGTGAAAAGATAAATCTGCGCCTTCCACAACTCGCCTTTCTGATCGTAGCTGTCCACGTACGGATTGAACCATCCCTCGCCGTCAACGTACACGATCGTCTTCGACTGCAGGACGCCCGCGATTCTTTCCGGGCGCGGCGTGACTTCGACTACGTAGAGACGGCGCATCTCCCAATCGTCGGGGCATGAGGTGGCGCCGCCGTCGGTGGAGCATGGATGCGCGGGCGAGTTCCTTGCGTGCGCGCACGCAAGCATGCCGCGATCGCCCAGGTACTTGAAGTTGTACTCCTGCGGCTTGGCGCCAAATCCGCCGGCGTGATCGGCGTCCCAGGTTGAAAGTCCCGGCGAGGAGCTCATCATCACTTCGTTCACCCGGCGCACGCGCCGCGATCCTGCCAGGAATGCCCACGCGTCGTCGGCCTTGTTCGCGTCCCAGTAGCGATAGCGGATGGCGCCGCTGCCGCGATCTTCGGCGGGCGTGAGGGTGGGATAGGCGCCGACGCGCACCCAGACGCCGCTGGCCTTGAAATCCGGGTCGGCCGGCATCGGCTCGACCTCGGTGCGTCCGATATCGGAGTAGCCTGCCAGATGCCCGGTCTCGGTCATCAGCATCAGCTGCTGTTGCGCGCCGGGATTTTGCCTCGCCACCTGGCATTCGAAATAACGCAAATCAAAGTCGTCGGTCGCGATCGGCTTGAAGTACTGGTTCCACATGATCTTGGTCGCGACGTAGGGATCGTTGGGATCGAGGAGGGGGAACGGCTGCCCGGCGACGTAGCCGAGCAGGTCGCGATGGTCCGGGGCCAGGCGCACCTGGCTCGAGTACTTTTCGGTCGCGTCCTGGTAAGGCGGCGGCCAATCGACGCGGCTCGGCGCCACGATGTTCATCTGCATGCCCTTGGCGACTGCGACGTAGGTGCCAGGACTTACCAGCGTCCGGACCTGCTCCGCATTCTTTGGCGTGATGACGTCGCCGGGTTTGACCCCGGCATAAGCTTGCGTAATTGAGAGCGTCATCGCGAAAAAAACTGCGATAACTGCCAGCCGGGTCGGGATGCGGAGTTCGCTCGGCATTTTCATAAACTAAAGTATCACTTTAACTCGACCGCGACCCGGCGGCAGCGTTCGGTTCCGGGATTGACGAACGAGTAAACGCCCGCTGCCAGAAGCTTGTCAAGCAACCTTGCGGCGTCGCAGCCAAAGCCCCGCGACCTCGCAAACCCTACAGATCGCGGCGGTAGGTGACGAAGTTGCCGGTGACGTGGGCGCCCAGGCTGAGCGCGGTGCGGCGCGAGGCCCAGTTGTCGTCGAGCACCAGAGTGTAGCCGGCAAAGCGCATCGTGCGCTGCGCCATCGCCAGGAACGATCGCGCCGCCATCGCCAGCGCCACCCCGCGTCCGCGGGCGCGCGCAACGACGCCGACATTTATCAGCGCGCCTCGCGTACCGCCGCCGCGCTCGGGGTCGAGCCGGGCGGCTCGGCGCACACGGGCAAGCGCGGTGCTGAAATCGGGCACCGAGAAGACGGCGCCGACGCACTCGCCGTCGATTGCCGCAAGCATCGAGAGATCGGCGACGGGAGTTTCCCACAGCGACGTGAGCATCGGACGCACTTCCGCTCGGGTCACGGGATTCCATCCCCAATGGCGATCGAACGCCCGGTTGGTCACGTCAGTCCACGCGTCAATCGCGGCCAGGAACCCGAACTCGCGCCAACTTTGAATCGTGATGCCGGCCAGTCCGGCCGCATCGGCCATCCGGCGATAGCGCGCCAGAATTTCAGGCGTGAGCGGCGCGGTGTAATCGAGCTGCCCTTTTTCGGTAACGAAGCCGGCTTGCTTGAAGTAGCGATGGTATGCGGGAGGATTTCCGCGCAGCAGAAACGACGGCAACAAGCCGTAGTTGTCGATCGCGTAGGGATAATCGAGAAACGCCGCGAAGCCACTGCGAACGGCGCGCATGCCGCGCTGGCGGATCGATTGCACGGCCTGGTCGAGCATCGCGGCGACGGCGATGTCCTCGCCTTCGAGCGCCTCGAAGTGAATCAACTGGCCGAGTTGCTCGTTCCAATGTTCGATGTAGCGGCGATTGATAACCGCGCTGACGCGCGCGACGACCCGGCCCGCGCGCCGCGCGCAAAAGGGCGTGACTTCGAGGTACGCCGCCAGCGGACTGCGGCGTGACAGCAGATCGATCTCGCTGTGCATGTCGGGCGGCCACCAGGCGTTGCGCGCGCCGTAAACTTGAAATGGAAGGCGCGCGAACTCATCCAACTGCTCGCGGCTGGTTGGCTGTTCGACGCTGATGGTGTCGCCGGTTGGTTTGGGATTTGCCACCATGATTCAAACCGGATCGCGCGCTCAAGAGTCTTATAGCCATGGGGCGGCCAAAGATCATCTGCGCGGAAGATCGCGCGGGGCCTAGCGGCGCTCGGCCTTCAGCCCGTCTTCATTTGCGAGAAACAGATGTAACTGGGCGGGTGTGGTGTCGCGCGGAATCTCGACCGGATATTTGCCGGTAAAGCACGCGTCGCAAAATCCCTCGCGGCTGCCACCGTTGAACGAATAGAGTCCGTCCCAACTCAGATAGGCGAG is part of the Candidatus Binatus sp. genome and encodes:
- a CDS encoding DUF1329 domain-containing protein; this encodes MPSELRIPTRLAVIAVFFAMTLSITQAYAGVKPGDVITPKNAEQVRTLVSPGTYVAVAKGMQMNIVAPSRVDWPPPYQDATEKYSSQVRLAPDHRDLLGYVAGQPFPLLDPNDPYVATKIMWNQYFKPIATDDFDLRYFECQVARQNPGAQQQLMLMTETGHLAGYSDIGRTEVEPMPADPDFKASGVWVRVGAYPTLTPAEDRGSGAIRYRYWDANKADDAWAFLAGSRRVRRVNEVMMSSSPGLSTWDADHAGGFGAKPQEYNFKYLGDRGMLACAHARNSPAHPCSTDGGATSCPDDWEMRRLYVVEVTPRPERIAGVLQSKTIVYVDGEGWFNPYVDSYDQKGELWKAQIYLFTYRDRPVPDARVAVYPFKREFNIAASSVDLQSGIATTCYLPGPDTPERECWYINMGAVDKDFFTTEALSKAGH